The region CAGCTAATGATTTACGTGTGGGCCATGGAACAAAAGAACCGACATTTTGAGAAACAAGATGTGCTCGTTCCATGGAACAGGGCTTTATGCTCCCAGCTTTTCTCAGACTCCAGCCAGCCTGGGAGAAAGCAGCAGTGTGGACATCCAGAAAGAAGCCATTCCTACCACCCTCCTTGCTCCATCTGTAgctgttctgtttgttttaaagagcAGTGTCCTTCAAAACGGTCCCACAGCATGGACTATGAACCACTGATGGCTGGAAACTGTTGTGCAGATGTTTctaaggaaggggaggaagaaaatggaTTCTATAACACCTTAGGAAAATCTTTTCGTTCCTGGTTTTTCTCTAGGTCTTTGGATGAATCAACTCTGAGGAAGCAGATTGAAAGAGCGAGACCCTTGAAAAATACAGAAGGTTGGGCCAATACCACAATATCCATCCAGCCTTCCAGACACTCCAGCCTAGACTTAGATCATCAAGAGCCATTTTCAATAAGAGAACAAAATTTAGACGAAGATGTGTTTGTGGAGACTTCTCAGAAACCACTGGAGTGGCCAAGAGCATCAGCCGCAATGAAACATCTACACGGAGACCAACAAGGAGAAGTTAGGAGAAATGGAGATGGGAATTTTCTGGAAGGCGCCCATCCCAGTGACAATTGTGTGAATGCCGGTAATGTGGAAGATGGGAACCCTTCTGCTAGTAAAATACCGAAAAGGATTTCTGCACTCAACTCCACAGATTCCAACCCAGATGAGACAATTTCTGTCAAAGAACAACAACCCAACGTTTTGGATTCCAGAGCCTTTATGCGCTACTACCATGTGTTTCGAGAAGGTGAGCTCTATGGCCTGCTGAAAGAGCACGTGGCAGAGCTGCATGTTCTGAGCTCTGGGAATGATCATGGCAACTGGTGTATCATTGCTGAAAAAAGGGACAATTGTGACTGAGTGGATCATTTTAGACAATTCCTCCAAAAGATGaaccatgttctttttttactAAGTTTGGTATGGTTACCTGGATTTGCGtccaattttactatttttaatccatttatgcTTTGGTTCATGGAGATGATGAATTGATCATCTTTTAAACCTTCAGATGAACATAGAGCCTGGCACGtaaaacatttgacaaaggaTGTTCATAAGTTATCTATAGAGGAGAACTGAAGAAGCAATAGGAAATGAACTTCAGTATGGTTGGGATCTTTTCTTCCCtgaaagatgaaattattttgagGACATATCATTTTTCAGTATTACAGGCAGATTTTAATAGATTCTggttgttgactttttttttattactattgaaGTAGAGTCAACAGATgataacatattagtttcaggtgtatagcatAGTGATTTGGCAATTCTATAGAAGATTCTGTTATTAAGTAATACCTTCTGATAAcagcatttttataatgaaaagggGGTGAGTTCATCTTCTCAGGTTACACTTTGGATCCCTAAGCAAGATATCAAGTAAACCTGTTCTAATGCACAGATGTAAATTGAATCACGTGATACATTACTTTGTTGCCGAGGCCTTGCTCTTACTTTAAAGTCTTTTGAAAAGCAATAGATGGGGGAGAGAGACAAGAAGTGTTACAAGGACTTTTCTAAATGATAAGCAGACTTGCTTCTAAATACGTAAGTAACAAAATTTTCAATGTTGCTCAGAAGGTTTTTAAAGGCACTGTGAGCCTGTAGAGAGTGGTATGTGGGGTACTAGAAGCTGTGGCATGGACCCAGGTGGTATTTTCATGACCTTATTGGAAGCAGGAATGTCTGGTTAAGATAAGACCAAGATTGACTATGGAATGATGCTTTTCTTATGAACTGAAGGAGTATTTAGGAAATGAGAATCTGGTTGAAGCGCTGTTTTACTTTGGCTCtcattataaatatgttattaagGAGCAAGATATTTGTCCTAGATAGAGGATctgttgttggatttttttaaatctggacaTTTATCTTATTGAAAGCAACATTTTATCAGTTATATTAGGGATTTAGGTAGAATAAATTCCTATTAATTTAAGGTTTAATTTCTGCCACTTTGTAGACAAACAGACTGGGTGTTGTAGTCACTGCATCTGTTTAGATTAACCATGGGTCTGTTTACATCTACGTCATGGGTCAGGAGACAGATGACAAAAGTCTCTTTAATCTATGGATCACTATAATCCTGAACAAAAATCCAATTCTTGTTTTgtgtaagatttcatttgtttgggGTTCTTTTTCCCTTCAGTGATTGTGCTCTATCttaaaataatgctgctattTTCAGAGAAACctaaaggattatttttaatgcttctcTGAAAATGACTGATGTGTATATCTCCTTTGGCTTTAAAATGAGATCACATCATCACCTTTCTGGTTGGTGAGATTGTCTGGTGGACAATATGGAAGACATGGGATCTGTAGTGTTCGGTGCAGAGTTTGCACTAGAGGGACAATGAAAACAGACCTAGAAGTggaatataaactaaaaattaatttagtgtcttccatttctttttttttttaattttaggtagttaacacagaatgcaatattggtttctggagtagaagtCAGTGATCCTTCAGTTgtatacaacatccagtgctcatcccagcaagtgccctcctaatCTCTACCCCCCATCTAGCctatcccccacccatctccctccatcagccctcagtttgttctctatcatttagtcttttatgatttgtttccctttccttctcttcccttcccatatgttcatctgttttctttcttaaattccacatatgagtaaaatcatatggtatttatctttctctgacttatttcactcagcataatacactctagctccatccatgttgttgcaaatggcaacatttcattctcttcgatggctgagtaatatccggTGTGCATGcccacatgtgtatatgtgtatacattagataagatgtggtatgtgtgtgcatgtatacacacaccacatcttagctaatcatcagtcaatggacatttgggctctctccatagtgtggctattgttgataatgctgctataaacatcggggtgccctgtacatgtaccccttcaaatctgtatttttgtgtcctttgggtaaatacctactaggcaattgctggatcatagggttcCATTTCTTAATTTAGGACATTAAATATGAATAGAAGTGGTTTTCTtggtagaaagaaaatattctctgAGTTGGAGAAGTCTTTACAATTAAGTCTTAATGACCTTTTTTATTACAAGTGGAATTTTCCTCTCCTTGAAGCTTATTGTCACATGTAACTCTAATGCCAGCTTTGTTTCTAGAATTTGCTCGAAGTCCTCTCTTTCTGGTGGGAGTGCACCACTCGCTTGCAACTCCATTTATTAGGCTGTGCCAAAAAAGCTGTGCCCTAACCTGTGTGAGTGACCTCCCAAGCACACATCCTGCTTTATGTAAGATGATTCTCTAGAATGGTTCCTGGGAAAGACTTTCACAAATTTTTGACAGGGCTGTAAATAAGCCACCAATACTAGCAATCTTTTGCTCTTCATCTGCTGAGCACAAGAATTCTATGCATCTAGACATTATGTTGTATATGAAATTGAACTCCATGGTTGAAACCTCTCTTTGGTATATTCACGTGAAAAGCACTCAACTCTACCTTCTGCCTTTAGAGATTTATCTATGTCATTGAAGAGCCAAGCTAATGTAAGTatcttaatcatttaaaaatcttgctcGTTTTTAGGATTGTCctcaaaaggaaatacaaatcataagCAAGTTTAAGTATATACAGGTTATATACCAGTGTTCAGTCTACCTTTACTTGCTTAATTATAGATTTTGCTGAGCTATCTGAAGTAATATGAAAACTTGGACTCCATTATTAATACTGGATCAAATAGTGTCTTTCCTGTTCCTTCTCTGTTCCTTGCTGGCATCCCTGCAGAGTCCCACTTTCTGAACTAGTGCGAGGTGTTTGGGAGATTACCAGAAGGTTCTTCCTTAAAAGCCTTTgctgcctggggcacctgggtgcctcagctggctgagtgttggactcttggtttcggttcaggtcatgatctcagggtcctgggatcaagcctcacctcgggctctgtgctcagtgggtagtctgcttgaggattctctcttcctctctccctctacctctctcatgcatgtgctctttctctttctcaaaataaataaatcttaaaaaaaaaaaaaaaaaagccttggcTGGCTTACTGATGCCTCACTGGCCTATTTAAGGATAACATACAGTCCAGTGATTTGGGGTAAACTGCATTAACAAGCCAGAAAGGATGCAATCAAAATAACATCACAGTAGCAACCATGCACATgctctatttattattttttaaattgtcactAAGGTGATGAAATGACACCAGCATGTCATATAACTAACAAACCATGTGACAACTGTCTCTCATTATCATGTTGGTCTGATCCTCCTCTCTTATCACACTGCCCAACATGGGATGGTGTAGGATTTTTGTTTCTAGTTTGCTCTTCTATGTTCTTCCGAATTCTAGATGTCAAGAATTCCTCTGTTTTAACTGATGATCAGTTGAACTGGCAAATAGTGGATATAATCCAGAGAGAAATCAATCCAAATCCAAATCAGCCAGGAGCATTCATGTAATTGTATATTAATAACCACAAAAAAAGTACTGCtgaattttttataaaactaaatgggtttggaggaggacagaggggcaAACCCAAGAGTTGTGGAACTTGGTTGGGGAAGGTACTCCCTAAAACAGCTCAGATTGGGAACAGTGGGAGCAAATGGAGTCTAACCACTAGCCAAGCAGCTGCagcctaggggaaaaaaaattagggtAGGCCTGAGCTCTTCCCTGCTATTatgtagaaaatgtgaaataataagaGCAGCTAACTTTTCTTAATATCTAACATTAATTATTCTATCTGTAATCTTCATCAGAGCCCCCTGGGATATAAATATTCTTACTGTTTTccaggaaaactgaggcagaaagaaatgaattcaATTCCCTAATATCACACACATAGCAAGGATCACACATCTAGTAAGGAGCAGGATTGAGATTCAGATGCAGGCAGGCTGGCTCCCAGCCTCCCCTCTCAACCACAACGCCGTATGATACACTCAGGCATGGTGCTGGGCAGATTATaagagcatttctttctttttttcttttttataagagcATTTCAAGGCAAGTGTGATTATCCCCTTTACAAATGAACTTTAGCAAAGTTAAAGCCTTCACAGTAACACAGTAATTGCATAGTAATTAATCCCTTACACATTTCCCCCCTTTTACACCTATTTTTTTCCACGTATAACCCagtttcaatttgattttaataagaaaaacaaactttGTCACAAAATGCTCTGTGCTCACTTCTCTCCAACTCTTCAACCCTTTAAACATTGTATGACTGTTTTTCCACTTTATGGCTGAGAAAATTGAGAGCTATtgagattttcactcattttatttgTTGACTGAACCCTGCTCTGCAACAGATACACAGGATATAAGACAATGGATAGCGGGTATGTTGAAAATACACAGAATATTAAAGTTAGCTGACCTGAAGGTGCCAAGCTGGAAcagtttcattttcattgtatACCTGTTATCACATTGTACTGTTTAGTTGAAGTAATATACAAAACACCCTCTTAGAGAATCACAGTGTATTAGCATACCCGAGACCTGCACTAAAGTCTGGACTTCATGCAACCGAGCTTGACCCAGACACATGAACATCCTCTAGCACAAGCATTCTGAAATGCTTAtttcagaaagcatatttaagaaaacaatgtgTCCGACAGAATAAAATGCAAACCCCCCGCGTGGCATTCAGGCTTTTCATAAATTGGCAATTATTTTTTCAGGCTCATCTCCTGCAGTTGCACCCAATTTGTTTCTGTTCTGCAATCTGCTGTTTTAAACAACGCTTTTATTAGAAGTTACATAATGACAAGTAATTATCACATCCCCTAGATATAAACTTGGATTTCGAATGCCATAATTGTAATCCTTCTCCAAAGAAAAATGTGTGGTGCAGGCTTCATTCCGCCAATTCAAAGGGCATATGAGGTAAGTGTTATCACACACCCATCCAGCAGATGGAAAAACCACGGGAGTGGAAGTGCCTTACAGAGACGTCCCTAGACCCCAAACCAGAAAGCTCCACTCCTCTTTTCCCCAACTTCGACCCAAAATTATGATTATTGGTTTAATTGTATAAACTCCCTATAATTTGTCCACAGA is a window of Vulpes vulpes isolate BD-2025 chromosome 7, VulVul3, whole genome shotgun sequence DNA encoding:
- the TRMT9B gene encoding probable tRNA methyltransferase 9B isoform X2, which produces MDHEAAQLEQQHVHDVYESTAPYFSDLQSKAWPRVRQFLQEQKPGSLIADIVIHHFSTKQRRIRAIKEMARVLVPGGQLMIYVWAMEQKNRHFEKQDVLVPWNRALCSQLFSDSSQPGRKQQCGHPERSHSYHPPCSICSCSVCFKEQCPSKRSHSMDYEPLMAGNCCADVSKEGEEENGFYNTLGKSFRSWFFSRSLDESTLRKQIERARPLKNTEGWANTTISIQPSRHSSLDLDHQEPFSIREQNLDEDVFVETSQKPLEWPRASAAMKHLHGDQQGEVRRNGDGNFLEGAHPSDNCVNAGNVEDGNPSASKIPKRISALNSTDSNPDETISVKEQQPNVLDSRAFMRYYHVFREGELYGLLKEHVAELHVLSSGNDHGNWCIIAEKRDNCD
- the TRMT9B gene encoding probable tRNA methyltransferase 9B isoform X3, whose translation is MARVLVPGGQLMIYVWAMEQKNRHFEKQDVLVPWNRALCSQLFSDSSQPGRKQQCGHPERSHSYHPPCSICSCSVCFKEQCPSKRSHSMDYEPLMAGNCCADVSKEGEEENGFYNTLGKSFRSWFFSRSLDESTLRKQIERARPLKNTEGWANTTISIQPSRHSSLDLDHQEPFSIREQNLDEDVFVETSQKPLEWPRASAAMKHLHGDQQGEVRRNGDGNFLEGAHPSDNCVNAGNVEDGNPSASKIPKRISALNSTDSNPDETISVKEQQPNVLDSRAFMRYYHVFREGELYGLLKEHVAELHVLSSGNDHGNWCIIAEKRDNCD
- the TRMT9B gene encoding probable tRNA methyltransferase 9B isoform X1; translation: MDHEAAQLEQQHVHDVYESTAPYFSDLQSKAWPRVRQFLQEQKPGSLIADIGCGTGKYLKVNSQVYTLGCDYCGPLVEIARSRGCEVMVCDNLNLPFRDQGFDAIISIGVIHHFSTKQRRIRAIKEMARVLVPGGQLMIYVWAMEQKNRHFEKQDVLVPWNRALCSQLFSDSSQPGRKQQCGHPERSHSYHPPCSICSCSVCFKEQCPSKRSHSMDYEPLMAGNCCADVSKEGEEENGFYNTLGKSFRSWFFSRSLDESTLRKQIERARPLKNTEGWANTTISIQPSRHSSLDLDHQEPFSIREQNLDEDVFVETSQKPLEWPRASAAMKHLHGDQQGEVRRNGDGNFLEGAHPSDNCVNAGNVEDGNPSASKIPKRISALNSTDSNPDETISVKEQQPNVLDSRAFMRYYHVFREGELYGLLKEHVAELHVLSSGNDHGNWCIIAEKRDNCD